The genomic interval AGCGGACCCGGTTGAAGGAAAATGGTTTTATTCTGGGGCTTGGGGTGAGGGCGCAGGCCTAGGGCTAGGAATCTAAAGAGTGGatggcttttgtttctctttctgcctgtatCTCTCTCCTTttggaaacaaaacccaaagtccctttttatttctggtcAGGAGTTTAGATATTTGGTTCAGGTCGAGGGAGGTTCTGGGAGCAAGATTTGAGTATAGTTCTGCAAGGTCTGGAATCTGCTGACCTGCCCACTTGCTTCAGGGAGATGCTGGGAGGCAGGCATTTTAGGTCAGGGAGACCCTTTTCCCAGGGTCTGCCCCTGGCCTCAAAAAAGCCTGTTTCCAGAGTGTAGTGCCCACCCTGGGATACACAAGTACTTCTCCTTCTCAGCTGGGAGTCAGAAGCTTCATGCCCTTGGGGTCCTTTTGGGgtccatctccccaccccaccctccaccccacccccgaccccagcCCCCATCTTTGGATGAGctagaggagagggggaagggtgCTGAGGGGGCATCTACCACGTTGCTCACTACTGCCTCCTTGACTACGTTTGGGGCTGGGGCCTCCTAGTGCGCTTGGTCCTGCGGGTGGGAGCCGAGCCTACAAATTCGAACTGCTGCTGCTTCTCGGCATGGTTGGGGAAagggagctggccctggtagAGGCGCTTGATGAAGTGGGCTTCTCTCTGGTTCTGGCGGCTCCGAGAGGCCTGTCGTGGCCGGCCTTGGCGAGTGAAAGCCATGAACCAACCCTCATGCCGGGCATTCTGGAAGGCGGTGTAGTTGTTCTCCAGAACGATCTCGGTGAACACGCAGTCTTTGCTCTCCCCGCTTGGCTACGGAAgaaaggagcagaggaggggaatTTGTCCACACACCCTGGCTAGGTTGTCTGCCTTTGGGCCTATTTTTGTAGGACCCACCTGGGAGCAAGGAGTCCTTGTGTCCGAGGAACTGTCTGGGGGGGGTGGGCACCTTTGTTAGTGAGGTGGCAGTGAGCAGTACACATAGGCTGTTTGTTACTTAGAATCAGAGGTAAACTTAAATCATTAAGGCACTTCTGTCCCTTGAGGAAGCCGTGAGACAGCACTGATTTGCAGTTCCCTCAGAGGCTCCCATGTAGAGTCAAGATCAGGGCAATACATTAATTCAGTGCTGGGGCTTGGGGTCATGGACACGGCTCATAAGAATTCTATGTTTTCTGGGTCAAAGCTGTCACAGGGTAGAGAGGGGGACCAGAGGTGCCACACACTTGACCCCCCACATGCTTTGCCTTCTTACAGGTGAGAAGTGAGGGGCTACTTAGTGAACACCAGTCAGCTAGAAGTCAAACTGGGCAATTCTAAAGGAAGTGCAGTGCTCTGTACCCACaatgctttgaggtttcagtaAGTGCGTAGCATGCATCTTGCTAGACATTGTCCATGACCCCTACTGAGCTTGGGAGAGCCTCTACCATACAGGAACGCTCCAGTTTTCAACTCTTATCACCTTTCAGCCCTTCATATGGGCTGCCACACCAACATAAACCACAAACAACATCATGGAGATGATAAAGTCTTCCTGATCACTGCTGGGGAAACATCCCTTATACCAGCTCAGATTCCTTGTGAATCTCCTATCACTTCAGCAGGCCAAGGGCCACAAGAACTCTTGTAAATAGAAgatatggaggctggagagagggctcagtggttaagatcactggttgcttttccagaggaccagagtttgattcccagtactcacatggagGCTAAAAAGTATAACTCCAGGTCTCAGGGATCAGACActccctctggcttctacatgcctatggtacacagacatatatgcggGCAACACAGccatacatataagataaaaataaatactttttaaaaaagtatagagagttgaagagatggctcagtggttaagagtgctggctgctccagcagagagcctgggttcaactcccagtacccacatggcagctcccagccatttgtaactctaattccaaggGGTTCAATCTCTTACCTCcattggcaccaggcacacatgtactgTACAGTTAgtcatacatgcagacaagacactcataacacagaagataaaaataaataaataaatctctaggcaagtaaaaaaaattaaatagagatgGGGGACAGTTGTAAAATAAGACCTCATCCTGTCAAGAAGGAGGAGCCCCAGCTTTAAACAAGCTGGGCTAGACCAGTTGCTGTGGCTTTGGCTGCCCTTACTCCAGTGTGTCTGCTACCCAGTGCCCCAGGCCTCACCTTCCCAATCAGCTTGCCCCTCTTGTTCATACAGATGTACTTCTCACTCTCTGCCCCCTTGATGCGGACCCGGCTGCCGAACGTATCCGTCTCCACGATGAGCTTGgctgtgggaaaaggaagaaagagctttGTCTACCAGGGCCGCCGGCTCAGGGATGTATAAGGGTTTCCCCTAAGCAGTCAGATCAAAGGGGTGGGAAACTATCAGGCATGCAGCACCAAGAGGCTTCCTTTACCCATAAGGCCTCAAGAGCCCTGGACCCAGGAGCTGGGAAGAAACTCTCAGGCCAGGTTAGACAGGGTACAAGTGGTCTGGGGGTGAGGACTAGGTCTTACCAAACTTGTTGCCATCCTCAGCGGTGGCGGAGATGCGACGCCCGGTGACCTGCACGTGCTTGCCACTGGTCCGGCTGTAGAGCTGGTACTCACGGATTTGCCTCCTGCTCAGCTGGTCAGTCATAGCGCCCTGGTCTCTCACGTACTGGTTAAAATTAGGAGACGGGTGATTCTCCCCCTTTGCGGTTACCAAGGGAAAAATAGTGTCAATTTGCTTTGGATGACACCGCCATTGGCCCATCTGGGGAGTGGGGTGAGGAGGTTAAGTGAAGCAGGGCTGGCTGCGTGCCCTGCAGTGTATGAGTGTATGGCGCATGCTGAAGACTGCCTATGCCCATGGCCTTCCCAGGATGCTGCATGAACCAGTTGAGATTTTGGGGGGACTTGTAGTTGTCAGTCTTGGGAAACAGTGAAACTGCATATATCTGCAATCATAATGGGTTGCTAGAAGAAACCTTTAAAGTTGTGTGTCCTATCCCCATGTTCTATAGGACAGGTGCATCGGACACACAACTCACAGTCAGACCCCGTTTCTCTTTCTCAGGGGTCTTGGCTCCACTAATCAGGACCactaggacccccccccccactccactaGCCTTGAAAGGACCCAGTCCCAGAACAGAGCAGATGGTTTGCTAAATATTTAACCTAGGTCCTTATCCagtgtcctgggggggggggggagggagagggagagagagagagagagagagagagagagagagagagagagagagagagagagagagagagaatagtgtaGAGGTGGAAGCAACAGTAGAAAATGCTACCAGTGGCTGCTCTTATGGtcacctgcctgcctgtggcaGTTTCCTAGCTATTTAAAGGCCTTCCTCCTAGGGTGGTGAAAGGAGCTGTTTCCACCACACACCAGGCTTATCCAGTACATTTCTACACTGAGGTTTGCCTTACCTGAATGGGACAGGCACATCTTTGCCCCATCTCCTCCAAGGTGCCCTCTAGGGTGGCAGTTGCCAGCTGCTGCATATATCCTCAACTCAGCATGTAAGGGCTTGTGTGGGGGCACAGCTCCCTGCTCCTAATGCCCAGTACCAACTATAATTATCACGCTGGATGTCAGTCATGGACAAAGCCAGAGTTCAGCATAAATTAAGGGACACTATCCTAGATAGAGGGGTGGGGTATACATCAATTTAGGGGGTGGTGGTAAAAGAGTAACCTCAAAGCCAAGGTTTAACCTGCTTAGGGTTGACCCCCTCCAACTAACTCTTTTGTCACTGTCCACTCCCGACAGCAGTCTAAAGGCCAGGAGTTGACAGATGTCTGGAGAATGAGAACATCTTTGGGACCTACCCTGCACCCTACCCTAGAGAAACTTGAGGCTAGCACTTGTGGTGGGGAGTGTACAGCTTAGCCCTCACAGGCCTTCCTGCCCCTGGTGGGTTCCTGTCTACCTCAGccttagccttctggcccaggtTCAGGATGTCCGCCCCACTTGGCGGGCAGCCTTCTCCTGGCAGTCTCTTCCAGGTCAGGGGCAGATAGCAGCCCCCCCAAAACTACCCCCCTCTCCTTGTCCCCCTTCAAGTCTTTCACAAAAGTAGCCCACGTCCCCCCCAACCCTACCCCCAGCCCACAAGTCCCTCTCCCACAGGACCTTGCCTGTTCCTTTCATGTTCCCGCTGTGGGGGGACCTCCCCTTCACCACAGTAGACAGCTGCTTGTCAGACAGCTCCTCAAGCATGGCTGCGGCTCAGCCTGTTGCCCCCCCTTCCAGGGGGGTGAGGGGGCACTTCAAGGGGGAAAGGACAGCCTTGCCACCTTCCCTGAGTCCTGAATGGGGCCTCAGCCAGGCCATAAACGCCCAGGCCAGCAGCAGCATTGTGCTAATTTCCTTTCCAGAACAGGTTggacccacccccagccccctccctgccaagCTAGGGGCTTTCTTCTTACTCTCCCTATATGTGTGAAGCAAAAGGCCTGCAACGGGGCTAGAGcaaaagggggaaggaaaaagggggGGTGTTGTCTCTTTCCCACCCCCCCACTGCTTCAAAGGCAGCCCCTTCCTACTCCAGAGAAAAGgcatttaccttaaaaaaaaaaaaaaaaaaaaaaaaaaaaaaaaaagtctccactGGATGGGAAGAGAAACAGGCCTCTGGCCTGGGAAAGCCAGGCCATCTCTCCCCAGAGCGGTTCTGGACCAGTGCATTTTAATAGCTGCACTTTTATGGAGGATCACAAAAAAGGGGACCGGGCCTCGCCTCGAGCTGGGGGCTGAGGCTTGGGAGTGGGAGGTGTATGGGTGAGTGTGGAGAGGTAAGCCCTGAATTCCATCCAAACAAACCTCTAGGCTTGACCTAGGAACTATGGTAATGGGTAACTCCGTACCTGGTCGGATACTCCAACTATGCCTGAGACCCTGGCCACCTATGGCCCAAACATGTTGATAATAGTAGATGGTGGGTGCATGGACCAAACAAGTGGTTTCGAACCCAAACCTATCAGGTATGCGCAACTACAAACCTAACTTGAGCTCCTCCACTGGCTTCTAAGGCATAAGCACCACACTGCCCTCAGCCATCCCAAAGCCAGGggcagagggatagagagagTAGAGATCCAGGGGAAGCCAGGAGGGTCATTAGGAAGGCTTGAGAGGTAAGCCTCAATCTATTCCCCGTTCAGCCTGTTCTCCAACCCACCGTCTGAACTGATTATCCAAACCTCAGCAGTTGCTAGCTTGGGGGAGTCcagtccttcctcccctccttcgaGGAGAGGTGGGAAAGGTTGGGACGGGGTTAGGCAGGGGTGCCTACCTGCGTTTGACAGCAGAGAATCAATAGCTGCAAGCACCTGTTTGGGAAGACAAGGCAGTTCCAGGTGTGGGCACCCCAGTGCATACTCGTCCCCCACCTTTGTCTTGCCCCACCTGCCCGATGGTTGTCCCTAGGAGGTAGTACATTCCTCGGGCTGGAAATGGCAACAAGAAGTCCAGTCGCAAGCAGCACACTTACAGAGTAAGGTTAGGCAGCAGGCGGGCGGCTCCCATCGCTGGAGAGACTTCTTAGGGGCGATTGCCCCTCTACCCTCCAAACTCAGGAGCGGATGTGGGCAGGCCCTTGGGGTAGAGTCCCAGAGAAGCCAAGGTCTCTCGGAGCCACAGGTTTTCAGGGATGAAAGGAAGACGGAGGGAAGGAGGCTAGCCgagggtgatggggggggggggcgaaggggGAGAACAGGGGCGTAATTGGGAGACTGAGGTGCGAGGTGTCCACCTTCCGGGCCAGTGAAGCTGCGAAGCCGGAGCTGGTCCGATTGGCGGACTCGCACCCTTGGACTACCAGCCTCGGGCAGGGGTCCCCCAGGCGCAAAGGATGGCGCTGCTAGAGCGTCCTTTATCAGGAGGCTGGCCCCACGATCTCTCGATTTATTTCTGACCCCGCACGGACCTGCCGGCCTCGGTGAAGTGTGGGGCGAGGGGCAggcaaaggaagggaggaggcgCCTTTTGCCCTCCCCCTCTCAGGGTCACCCGCTCCCGCCCTCAGGTTTGATGCGGCAACCTCATCTCCTTAAGAATGAGCTGCAGGTACCAAGCTGGGGCTAGGGTCTCGAGTTCTGTCTCGGGGTGGGGGAATTCCCAGAAGCAGCCTTAAAAGGAGGAGCCTCCCTCCAGGGAGCAGGGGTGGGCTTGGCTTGAGCGGCTGCTGGCTCCGCTACTCTGCTGTCACCCCTTGCCACCAGGAAGGAGGGGTAAGGCTGCGAATAGTGGGTGCAACAGGTTGGCGCCAGAAGTGGGGAGTCTGGTGTGGCTAGGGCCCTTGGAAAGATCTCAAAGGTCTCAAAAACTGGTCTGAGATGGAGACCCGAAGAAGATGAGTGCGGTCACTTTTGCCTGGGCCTCCGCAGTTTcctatggaaaacaaaaaaacaaaaacaaaaactggacaGCTATTGGTGTATTGGAGGACCAAATGAGGTGACAGTGAGGCAGCTTAGAAATTCCTAAGATACTTGGACCTTATTTTGGGGTTGAGACCTCTCAGGTCCCATCCATTAGTGTCCCCAGCAGTTGCCTGGGATGAAGTGCCCAGCAGTGTGGACATAGGGTCCTTAGTTCCGTGTATCTTGGGTACCCAAGCTAGCTACATTAACTGCAGTTTGCTGATAGGAAACAGGCACCTGGGGAGGGAAGAAGCAAGCTGCTGAGTGGAGAAACCACATTTCTAGAGCTAGGTTCTTGCTGTTCCCTGGAATTGTGACTTTCCTCTCTCCAGCCAGTCACTGGCTTCATTTTAGAGCTCAAAGACCTTACTggatccccccgccccccttccctgagacagggttttcctatgCAGCATCAGCTGACCTGGGATtcaactgtgtagaccagtcttgCCTCAAACTTATGGGCCCACATGCCTCTATCTTCCAAGGTTTGGGATTTAAGGGCTGCGTCACCGTACTTGACAGTTAAATGGATTGTAATGTGACAGCCGAGGTTCTGAAAGCTGGTGGCCATTCTCTCCTTACAGAAAACGTGGGTGGTGGAGAACTGAGAGGAGGAACCATTTGGGGAGTCTACGAATGAGCTCACGGGCAGCGCGGAGGTAGagttgtttgtcttttaaagagCTGGCTGGGAAGGTGACACTGTCCCCTCTAGGTTCCTTCTCACCTTCCTAAGTCCCAGCAATCCACAAAATGGTCTGccaccctgccccccagcccCGAGATAGCAGATACCTCCGGTCCCCCAACCAGGGGCTTGGCCcagctgggggggaggggctttggAGCCCCGCCCACTCTTCTGCAGACACAAAGTGCCACTGCAGGGGGCCTGGGAATGAATTTCGGTGAGCTGTTTGAGAAGGTGGGAATTaccagaggaagggaaaaaaaaaaaaaaaaaaaaaaaaaaaaaaaaaaaaaacaggagggtTTTGCAATCAAATTTAAAGaaagtgggactggagagatggctcagaggttaagagcactgtctactcttccagaggttctgagttcaattcccagcaaccacatggtggctcacaaccatctaaaccctacaatcccctcttctggcatgcaggtatacatgtaggtagagcactcatatacataaaaataaattttaaaaaaatttaaaatttaaaaaaagttagaACTGGGGGTCGGCTGGGGATAGGCTGGCTGGCTTAGCATTCGTGAAGTTTTGGGTCCAGTCTCTAGCACTGCTTAAACCAGGTGtggttgcatgcctgtaatcctcacACTTCAGAGGTTGAAAGCAGACGGCATGGTGGATGAGGTGAAGTGATAATCCATGTCTAACGGCAAGTGACTGTGTGGCTAGGCCGAGGGGCCAAGGACCCAGCGCCCAGCAGAGCACAGTGCAGCAACATCGTTTGACGTTCTCAGCCTGTTCACCTCTCCGCCCCTGCGAGGCGCACCTCTACTTCCCACCCCACAGCATTTCCATCTTCCACACTCTTGCCACCATTTGAGGCTCAAttcagtctctgcctcttcaAGGAAAAGTTGCCCTCCTTATCTCTCCATCTGCCTCTTTTGACCTCCCCTCTTTCCTACATCCCTCTAGCTCCCAGGCAGCGTCTAAAAGGCCACTCCACCGGGGAGTCAGTCTGAGGCATCAGGCAGGCTCACAGGTCAGAGGGCTCAGGAGACAGCTGAAGACACGAAGGGAGCATCAACACCTCCTGCTCTAGCGCGAGGCTCATTTACCAGGAGGCAGTGGGAGCTGCTCAAGGCTTCTGAGTTCCTGGTTCTTGTCTCTGGGTATACTGCCCATTGTCACTCACTGGCTAGCCCTCAGTGCAGTCTCCATGGTAACAGATGCCAGCAGTGAAATTTGGTCTTGAGGCTCAGCCAGGGTCTGGTACCAGGGGGACATAGGGAAGGGTAGCCTGCTTTGTGTGTGAGGTACCCCTGGCGTCTTGCTCCTTGTTACTGGGCACGTTCAGGCCTGGCTTTTAGGTTTGCTCTCTTATTGTCCTACTTGGGGAGACAGTAATGGACCACAGGTGGGAGGCAGCATGGCgagtggggggtggggcctgggTTCCGAATCTCCTCTCAGCTTCTTGCTGAGTGACTTGAAAAGTTtgttttctgcctccaggttctcttttggaagaaggaaatggaactaggtggtggtagtggcaggtgcctttaatcccagcacacgggaggcagaggcagtgggatctctgtgagttgagtccagcctggtcttcagatcgagttccaagacagccaggtttacacagagaaactgtctagagaacaaaaaacaaaaacaaaaaccaggtctggagagatgtctcaggggttaagagcactgcctgttcttccagagatcctgagtttgatagCGGCAACCAACACTgtagctcacaacaatctataatgggatctggttccctcttctgtcatgcaaatagagtactcatgTACATAAATGAATAAGTCTTTATAAAAATGCATGTCATCATgcctaataaaaaagaaatggctctCATGAATGTCAGTTGAGACAGACTCATACtgcaaggaggggagaggaggacaaTGACCCTCTAAGTGGCTCGTCCTCAGTTTACCTAAACTTTGGCAGACTCCCCCGCCCCcataggggaaggggaaggaaggaagggtttattaaCATTTATGGGGAGCTGTGAGAGGTGCTAAGTGGAGTGAGAAGCGGCTACCAAAAGTATAGTTAATCCTTACCCCTCAGTGCCAAGCCCCCGTTGAGGCTGTCTCACACCTGCGCCTAACAGCCCAGCTGCTGCAAACACAACTCAGCTGCAGACCTACCACCAGCCTCAGCCCATCCAGCCTTTTCCTGTCGAAAACACAGGAGGGTTAGGGCAAAGGGCACCCGTAGCGATGTGGACTGACATCTGCTCCTACTGTAGGTCTGCAAATCCAGTTGGATGGTCACTAGTGTACCTGCTGGTCAGCCCCTAGTGTAGATCTCGTGTATTTGTTAAGCTCCCCTGTATGAAGAGCCTTGCCTGGGTTGCAGGAGGTGAAAAGTTCCCTGCTATGTCTGTACCCGGCCATGAATAGGCCTCCCTCACACACAGGACTGCACCGGAACCCTCGCCCTCAGTTTACAAGATTTCCTGCATACAGGCAGAAAATTCTCCATCAGTAGCGTGGTCAAAAGCAAAAGTTCTGAGGCCAGGCTCTCTAGCTCCCCCTTCTGTTTGATGACCTAGGTGCAGACTGTTGCACCTTAAGTGCCCAGGTGCACCCACCTCAAGGTATTGTGATGATCAAAGGAGTAAGTCTGGGGACAGCACGTGTAGCCTGGGCTTGTAGCTACCGCTGCCATGACAGCTTTCCTTCTGGGTGGACACTTTGGAGCCCTTTCCTGCCTCGATCAGCTGCATTTGCAGGAATGGTTTTGTTAGCTTCCTCCATCCCCCTTCCCGTCAGCTGCCTGTTCCCAGGGGCCTCCTCAGATCTCTTAATACCCTGATTTCCTTCCTCCAAAGCACTTGCCAGGAATTAAAATCATGGTATTGGCTTTGTTTCCACCAGGATGCAGGTGACTTGA from Acomys russatus chromosome 18, mAcoRus1.1, whole genome shotgun sequence carries:
- the Fgf17 gene encoding fibroblast growth factor 17 isoform X2, which codes for MGAARLLPNLTLCLQLLILCCQTQYVRDQGAMTDQLSRRQIREYQLYSRTSGKHVQVTGRRISATAEDGNKFAKLIVETDTFGSRVRIKGAESEKYICMNKRGKLIGKPSGESKDCVFTEIVLENNYTAFQNARHEGWFMAFTRQGRPRQASRSRQNQREAHFIKRLYQGQLPFPNHAEKQQQFEFVGSAPTRRTKRTRRPQPQT
- the Fgf17 gene encoding fibroblast growth factor 17 isoform X1, with product MGAARLLPNLTLCLQLLILCCQTQGENHPSPNFNQYVRDQGAMTDQLSRRQIREYQLYSRTSGKHVQVTGRRISATAEDGNKFAKLIVETDTFGSRVRIKGAESEKYICMNKRGKLIGKPSGESKDCVFTEIVLENNYTAFQNARHEGWFMAFTRQGRPRQASRSRQNQREAHFIKRLYQGQLPFPNHAEKQQQFEFVGSAPTRRTKRTRRPQPQT